One segment of Planctomycetota bacterium DNA contains the following:
- the kbl gene encoding glycine C-acetyltransferase — MTPALRDDLRSTLESIRNDGLYKAERLLSTPQGASAGVAPASGVHGSQASDVPDEVLVLCANNYLGLAQHPAIAEAARRGLDEFGFGLASVRFICGTQTIHKQLEDQISRFLQTDDTILYNSCFDANGGLFETLLGPEDAVVSDALNHASIIDGIRLCKAKRFRYANNNPVDLEAKLKEARDGGARHVLIATDGIFSMDGTIARLDKVCDLADKYDALVMVDDCHATGFVGETGRGTHEHCGVMGRVDIITGTLGKALGGASGGFTSGRAEIVELLRQRSRPYLFSNTIAPPLVTGAMKAIELAETESSLREQLRENTAFFRHAMTDAGFDILPGEHPIVPVMLGDAALAARFADAMLTCGIYVIGFSYPVVPKGQARIRCQMSAAHTRDDLQRAVDAFIDVKEQLAS, encoded by the coding sequence ATGACGCCTGCCCTTCGAGACGACCTCCGCAGCACGCTCGAGTCCATCCGCAACGACGGCCTGTACAAGGCCGAGCGATTGCTCTCGACACCGCAGGGCGCGTCGGCTGGCGTCGCGCCAGCGTCCGGCGTCCACGGCAGTCAGGCGAGTGACGTACCGGACGAGGTCCTCGTGCTGTGTGCCAACAACTACCTCGGCCTCGCGCAGCATCCCGCCATCGCGGAGGCGGCCCGACGGGGTCTCGACGAGTTCGGCTTCGGCCTGGCCAGCGTCCGCTTCATTTGCGGCACGCAGACCATCCACAAGCAGCTCGAAGATCAGATCAGCCGGTTCCTCCAGACCGACGACACGATCCTCTACAACTCCTGCTTCGACGCCAATGGCGGTTTGTTCGAGACACTGCTTGGCCCGGAAGACGCGGTCGTCAGCGACGCGCTCAACCACGCCTCCATCATCGACGGCATCCGTCTCTGCAAGGCCAAGCGCTTTCGCTACGCGAACAACAATCCCGTCGATCTCGAAGCCAAGCTGAAAGAAGCTCGCGACGGCGGAGCGCGCCACGTTTTGATTGCGACGGACGGCATCTTCTCGATGGACGGCACGATCGCTCGGCTCGACAAGGTGTGCGACCTCGCCGACAAGTACGACGCACTCGTGATGGTCGACGACTGCCACGCGACCGGCTTCGTCGGTGAGACCGGCAGGGGCACGCACGAGCATTGCGGCGTGATGGGTCGCGTCGACATCATCACCGGTACGCTCGGCAAAGCCCTCGGCGGCGCGTCGGGCGGCTTCACCAGTGGCCGGGCGGAAATCGTCGAGCTGCTGCGTCAGCGCTCGCGTCCGTACTTATTCAGCAACACGATCGCCCCGCCGCTGGTGACGGGCGCAATGAAGGCGATCGAGCTGGCGGAGACGGAGTCGTCGCTTCGCGAGCAGCTGCGTGAAAACACCGCCTTTTTCCGCCACGCGATGACCGACGCCGGCTTTGACATCCTCCCCGGCGAGCACCCGATCGTCCCCGTCATGCTCGGTGACGCCGCCCTGGCCGCTCGGTTCGCCGACGCAATGCTCACCTGCGGCATCTACGTCATCGGCTTCAGCTACCCCGTCGTCCCCAAGGGCCAAGCCCGCATCCGATGCCAGATGTCGGCCGCCCACACACGCGACGATCTGCAGCGGGCCGTCGACGCGTTCATCGACGTGAAAGAGCAGCTCGCCTCCTGA
- a CDS encoding class I SAM-dependent methyltransferase translates to MPSDARERAKALSRQAVAAGDSSAWFEPLYQQADGNVDGVPWADDRPNPMLVDWLDSNPGDLGRILVVGCGLGEDAEALAPRATSIVAFDLSATAIEWCQRRWPESRVEYVVADAANPPVTWRGSFDFVFESYTLQALLDPQRSAVMRQLPRLLAADGRLLLQCRGRDDDADVDGPPWPLSRNDLRPLEGDLTLDRFEDLHDPMEPEVRRFRVLYRRSSPA, encoded by the coding sequence TTGCCAAGTGACGCACGCGAACGCGCGAAAGCGCTCAGCCGTCAGGCGGTCGCTGCTGGCGACTCGTCGGCCTGGTTCGAGCCGCTCTACCAGCAAGCCGACGGCAACGTCGACGGCGTCCCGTGGGCGGACGATCGGCCGAATCCGATGCTCGTCGATTGGCTCGACTCGAACCCCGGCGATCTCGGCCGCATTCTCGTCGTCGGATGTGGCTTGGGCGAAGACGCGGAGGCCCTGGCGCCACGAGCGACGTCGATCGTCGCGTTCGACTTGTCAGCGACCGCCATCGAGTGGTGCCAGCGACGTTGGCCTGAGTCTCGTGTCGAGTACGTGGTCGCGGACGCGGCCAATCCTCCAGTAACATGGCGTGGCAGCTTCGACTTCGTCTTCGAGTCGTACACGCTTCAGGCGCTCCTCGACCCGCAGCGCTCGGCCGTGATGCGGCAGCTGCCGCGGCTCCTCGCTGCAGATGGACGACTGCTCCTCCAGTGCCGCGGACGCGACGACGATGCCGACGTCGACGGTCCACCTTGGCCGCTGTCGCGTAACGACCTTCGCCCGTTGGAAGGCGACCTCACACTCGACCGCTTCGAAGATCTGCACGACCCGATGGAGCCGGAGGTCAGGCGGTTTCGTGTGCTGTACCGACGCTCGTCTCCGGCGTGA